A region of Streptomyces paludis DNA encodes the following proteins:
- a CDS encoding TetR/AcrR family transcriptional regulator, with translation MPERQPRKDAVRNRQAVLAAADTLFAQCESPKDVTMADIGAAAGVGKGTLFRAFGDRTGLLRALYEARLEPLRLSIETGPPPLGPATPPRERVPALLDAALCFKLDNRHLSLALEESGSGSPYQAEHYERWHGLLRAALERIPGRGLADSGFTAHVLLAAIRADLVEHLAGREGVSREAMRAQLGDFVRGVVGEG, from the coding sequence GTGCCCGAGCGCCAGCCACGCAAGGACGCCGTCCGCAACCGGCAGGCCGTCCTCGCGGCAGCCGACACCCTCTTCGCCCAGTGCGAGAGCCCCAAGGACGTCACCATGGCCGACATCGGCGCGGCGGCCGGCGTCGGCAAGGGGACGCTCTTCCGTGCCTTCGGTGACCGCACCGGGCTGCTCCGCGCGCTGTACGAGGCGCGGCTCGAACCGCTCCGGCTCTCCATCGAAACGGGTCCGCCGCCCCTGGGCCCGGCCACCCCGCCGCGCGAGCGCGTACCCGCCCTGCTCGACGCCGCCCTCTGCTTCAAGCTCGACAACCGGCACCTCTCGCTCGCCCTTGAGGAGTCGGGGAGCGGCAGCCCGTACCAGGCGGAGCATTACGAGCGGTGGCACGGCCTGCTGCGTGCCGCGCTGGAGCGGATTCCGGGGCGGGGTTTGGCCGATAGCGGCTTTACGGCTCATGTGCTGCTCGCCGCCATCCGGGCTGACCTCGTTGAGCACTTGGCCGGTCGGGAGGGGGTGTCGCGCGAGGCGATGCGGGCGCAATTGGGCGACTTTGTTAGGGGAGTTGTGGGTGAGGGGTGA
- a CDS encoding tail fiber domain-containing protein, whose product MRFLRRRSRASGGTAPVGAVNGYAVLETVAALPVSTWRYLWEPEDVRHLGPMAQDWHAAFGFNRDDTTIPMVDGLGVALVCVQALNRRVEELTAEVDRLRAATGPKGGTP is encoded by the coding sequence ATGCGGTTCCTCCGTCGGCGGTCCCGCGCGAGCGGTGGTACGGCTCCGGTCGGCGCGGTGAACGGCTACGCGGTTCTGGAGACGGTGGCCGCGCTGCCCGTCAGCACCTGGCGCTACCTCTGGGAGCCCGAGGACGTACGCCACCTCGGGCCGATGGCCCAGGACTGGCACGCGGCCTTCGGTTTCAACCGGGACGACACCACCATCCCCATGGTCGACGGGCTCGGCGTGGCTCTTGTGTGTGTCCAGGCCCTGAACCGTCGCGTGGAAGAACTCACGGCCGAAGTCGACCGCCTGCGCGCGGCCACCGGCCCGAAAGGCGGGACCCCATGA